One segment of Salvelinus alpinus chromosome 1, SLU_Salpinus.1, whole genome shotgun sequence DNA contains the following:
- the LOC139531841 gene encoding protein orai-2-like yields the protein MSSELNVPMGSPAPGGSEQMPEGGGMDYRDWVRRSYLELVTSNHHSVQALSWRKLYLSRAKLKASSRTSALLSGFAMVAMVEVQLEMQYNYPRMLLIAFSVCTTVLVAVHLFALLISTCILPHVEAVSNIHNLNSVSESPHERMHHYIELAWGFSTALGILLFLAEVVLLCWIKFLPVDSGAANQVAVAAAELALSKVNCSGPAVPSAAPPGHSGWQAALASTIIMVPVGVIFVVFTIHFYRSLVSHKTERHHQEIEELHKIKVQLDGCERGLQAV from the exons ATGAGCAGTGAGCTGAACGTGCCCATGGGCTCCCCGGCCCCGGGGGGCTCAGAGCAGATGCcggagggtggagggatggactACAGGGACTGGGTGCGCCGCAGCTACCTGGAGCTGGTCACCTCCAATCACCACTCTGTACAGGCCCTGTCTTGGAGGAAGCTCTACCTGAGCCGGGCCAAGCTGAAAGCCTCCAGCCGCACCTCTGCCCTGCTCTCAGGCTTTGCTATG GTGGCCATGGTGGAGGTCCAGCTGGAGATGCAGTACAACTACCCGCGCATGCTCCTCATCGCCTTTAGTGTGTGCACCACGGTGCTGGTGGCTGTACACTTATTTGCGTTGCTCATCAGCACCTGCATCCTGCCGCACGTGGAGGCGGTCAGCAACATCCACAACCTCAACTCGGTCAGTGAGTCACCTCACGAGCGCATGCACCACTACATTGAGCTGGCCTGGGGCTTCTCCACCGCCCTGGGCATCCTGCTCTTCCTGGCCGAGGTGGTGCTGCTCTGCTGGATCAAGTTCCTGCCCGTGGACTCTGGTGCTGCCAACCAGGTGGCTGTGGCGGCCGCCGAACTGGCACTATCTAAGGTGAACTGTAGTGGCCCCGCCGTGCCGTCCGCCGCTCCGCCAGGGCACAGCGGCTGGCAGGCGGCCTTGGCTTCCACCATTATCATGGTGCCGGTGGGGGTGATCTTTGTGGTATTCACCATCCACTTCTACCGCTCTCTGGTGAGCCACAAGACAGAGCGCCACCACCAGGAGATCGAGGAACTGCACAAGATTAAGGTGCAGCTGGATGGGTGCGAGAGAGGCCTACAGGCAGTGTGA